From Fibrobacter sp. UWH6:
GTTGCGGTTCCAGCCGCGAACACGCTCCGCAGGCTCTGAAGCGCTGGGGCATCAAGGCAATCATCGCTGAAAGCTATTCCGAAATCTTCTTCGGCAACTGCGTCGCCCTGGGCGTTCCCTGCTTCAAGGTGGACCACGCTACTGCCGACAAGATTCTCGCATGGATCGAAGCCAATCCTTCCAAGGAATTGGAAACCAGCACCGACGCTCGCACCCTGAAGCTGGGCGACGAAACCATCGCCCTCACTTTGGCTGACGGCCCCCGCGGTCAGTTCCTGGACGGTTCCTGGAACGCACGTTCCGCTCTCCAGGCTAACGCCGACAAGGTGCAGGAACTGGCATCCAAGCTTCCGTACATGAACTTCCTTAAGTAGTAGGGCGCACCTGCTCCACAAGGTGGATAACTCTACTACGGAACTAAAGTTCCAAGTATCGTATAGGTGCTTTGAGGCAAGAGGTCGCATCGCTTAGAGGTCGGCACTCCGTGCCTTAAAGGCAAAAGAGCGAATTAAAAATGCTCGGGTCACCAGACTCGGGCGTTTTTTAGTTACACAAAAACCGTAATTCAGCATCACAAAATTTAATTCTTTATTTTTACTGATTTATAATAAATATTTAGTATTTATTCGTATATTTTAAATAAAAATACATCATTTCGAAATAAAATTTGTATATTACCCCATGGAGGAATAAACCATGGTCAAGTACACACCCTTTTCTGACGAAGCAGTCCTTGTTGAATTCGGCAAACGCATTGCAGGCTACAGGCTCAACAACAACTGGACACAGGCGGAGCTCGCTAACAGGGCGGGCGTCAGCAAAAGCACCGTGGAGCACATCGAAAAAGGGCAATCCACCCAACTTCTGAACATGGTAAAAATTCTGCGCGCACTGGGGCTTTTGAACCAGTTTATCAGCATTGTTCCTGAGCTTGGCCCGAGCCCCATGGAACTTCTGATGCAGTCCAAGAACCAGCAAAAGAACAAGCGCAAGCGTGCCTCCAAACCAAGAAACAATACGCAGAGGCAGGCAAGTTCTTTCGACAGTCCAAATGATTTTTCTGAAACAAGTATCGCCGCCGAATCTAAGTCCAAATGGGTTTGGGACGAAGACAAGTAAGTCCATTTGGGAGGATTCATGATCGCCGTCGAAGTCAAGCTTTGGGGAACAACCATCGGGGCGCTTTCCATGCAGGAAGGCGAATCTGTGGCGCATTTTGAATACGCACCCGCATTTGTCGGGGCCGGCGTCGAGCCCTCGCCCATTACCATGCCCGTAAGCCGTCAAATTTACACATTTCCGCTTTTATCTAACACGTTTAAAGGTCTGCCAGGGCTTTTCGCCGACTCCATTCCCGACAAGTTCGGCAACAGGCTCATCGATTCCTGGCTTATAAAGCAAGGGAGGAATCCCGAGTCTTTTACGGCACTGGAGCGTCTCTGCTATACAGGCAACCGCGGCATGGGCGCCCTGGAATTTTATCCAGTCGAAGGTCCCGCCGCAAGCGAGAACGACATTCTGAATGTAGAAAACCTCCGAAACTTCGCCGCAAGCATTTTAGACAGCCGAAAGAATTTCAGGGCTAGCATCGGCAAAGGAGCCGCGCTCCCTCTAAAGACAAAAAAGCAGCAGCAGACCTTCGAGCAGATTCTTCGCGTAGGCACATCCGCAGGCGGCGCAAGGGCAAAGGTGCTTATCGCCCTGGACGAAACCACCAGCGAAATCCGATCCGGGCAAGTCGCCAATGGCGAAAACTTTTCCTATTGGCTTCTGAAGCTGGACGATGTGCAGAACAACAGCGACAAGGAAAAGGCTGATTTCCAAGGCTACGGCCCTATCGAATACACCTACTACCAGATGGCACATGCAGCAGGCATCCAGATGTCGGAATGTCGTCTGTTGGAAAAGGCTGGACACAGGCACTTTATGACAAGACGCTTTGACCGCCTCGCCGGTGGCAAGAAGTTGCATTACCAGTCCCTCTGCGCACTCGCCCACTACGACTTCAATGCTGCAGGTGCCTACAGCTACGAGCAGG
This genomic window contains:
- a CDS encoding type II toxin-antitoxin system HipA family toxin, yielding MIAVEVKLWGTTIGALSMQEGESVAHFEYAPAFVGAGVEPSPITMPVSRQIYTFPLLSNTFKGLPGLFADSIPDKFGNRLIDSWLIKQGRNPESFTALERLCYTGNRGMGALEFYPVEGPAASENDILNVENLRNFAASILDSRKNFRASIGKGAALPLKTKKQQQTFEQILRVGTSAGGARAKVLIALDETTSEIRSGQVANGENFSYWLLKLDDVQNNSDKEKADFQGYGPIEYTYYQMAHAAGIQMSECRLLEKAGHRHFMTRRFDRLAGGKKLHYQSLCALAHYDFNAAGAYSYEQAITIIKQLGLGYDTLEEFFRRAVFNICARNQDDHAKNIGFLMNKRGEWSLAPAFDMTYAYNPGGLWTGTHQLTFNGKRDYFTTDDFKAVAKFAGLKQGRYKKILVDVQSAVSQWSKFAKTNEVRAEYIKQIKAAHRAF
- a CDS encoding 3-isopropylmalate dehydratase small subunit 2, with amino-acid sequence MNSIDIVKGSGVPVRGNDIDTDRIIPARFLKCVTFEGLGANAFADDIAGLEAQGKVHPFRDPAYKNGTILVSNQNFGCGSSREHAPQALKRWGIKAIIAESYSEIFFGNCVALGVPCFKVDHATADKILAWIEANPSKELETSTDARTLKLGDETIALTLADGPRGQFLDGSWNARSALQANADKVQELASKLPYMNFLK
- a CDS encoding helix-turn-helix domain-containing protein produces the protein MVKYTPFSDEAVLVEFGKRIAGYRLNNNWTQAELANRAGVSKSTVEHIEKGQSTQLLNMVKILRALGLLNQFISIVPELGPSPMELLMQSKNQQKNKRKRASKPRNNTQRQASSFDSPNDFSETSIAAESKSKWVWDEDK